From a single Lolium rigidum isolate FL_2022 chromosome 7, APGP_CSIRO_Lrig_0.1, whole genome shotgun sequence genomic region:
- the LOC124674800 gene encoding cell division cycle protein 48 homolog: MASAPPSKKAANRLVVEEATHDDNSMCSLHPATMERLCIFRGDLVLLKGKRRRSTLCIAFTDDTCEEHKMKINKVVRSNLRVRIADVVSVHLCHDAKYGRRVHILPVDDTIEGVTGNLFDSYLKPYFVDAYRPLRKGDLFLVRGGMRSVEFKVMKIDPADEYCIVAADTEIFCDGEPVKREDEERLDDVGYDDVGGMRKQLTQIRELVELPLRHPQLFKSIGVKPPKGILLYGPPGSGKTLIARAVANETGAFFFCINGPEIMSKMAGESESNLRKAFEEAEKNAPSIIFIDEIDSIAPNREKTHGEVERRIVSQLLTLMDGMKARAHVIVMGATNRPNSIDPALRRFGRFDREIDIGVPDEVGRLEVLRVHTKNMKLDVGVNLEVVAKDTHGYVGADLAALCTEAALQCIREKMDVIDLEDDTIDAEILNSMAVTNDHLKTARIGTNPSALRETVVEVPNVSWNDIGGLDGVKRELQETVQYPVEHPEKFEKFGMSPSKGVLFYGPPGCGKTLLAKAIANECQANFIGIKGPELLTMWFGESEANVREIFDKARQSAPCVLFFDELDSIATQRGGRVGDAGGAADRVLNQLLTEMDGMNAKKTVFIIGATNRPDIIDSALLRPGRLDQLIYIPLPDEASRHQIFKACLRKSPVAKDVDLGALARFTAGFSGADITEICQRACKYAIREDIEKDMERQRLEKDSMEVEAEEVAEIKAAHFEESMKFARRSVSDGDIRKYQAFAYTLQQSRGFGTEFRFPTQPQAAEAAADISAAADEDDLYN, from the coding sequence ATGGCGAGCGCGCCGCCGTCGAAGAAGGCCGCGAACcggctggtggtggaggaggcgacCCACGATGACAACTCCATGTGCAGCCTCCACCCGGCCACCATGGAGAGGCTCTGCATATTCCGCGGCGACTTGGTGCTGCTCAAGGGCAAGCGCCGCCGCAGCACGCTCTGCATCGCCTTCACCGACGACACCTGCGAGGAGcacaagatgaagatcaacaaggtGGTTCGATCCAACCTGCGCGTCCGCATCGCCGACGTCGTGTCCGTGCACCTGTGCCACGACGCCAAGTACGGGAGGCGGGTGCACATCCTCCCGGTGGACGACACCATCGAGGGCGTCACCGGCAACCTGTTCGACTCCTATCTCAAGCCCTACTTTGTGGACGCATACCGCCCGCTCCGCAAGGGCGACCTCTTCCTagtgcgtggcggcatgcggagcGTCGAGTTCAAGGTCATGAAGATCGATCCGGCCGACGAGTACTGCATTGTGGCGGCTGACACGGAGATCTTCTGCGACGGCGAGCCCGTCAAGAGGGAGGACGAGGAGAGGCTCGATGACGTCGGCTATGATGACGTGGGCGGCATGCGCAAGCAGCTCACGCAAATCAGGGAGCTGGTTGAGCTGCCACTCAGACACCCGCAGCTCTTCAAGTCCATCGGCGTCAAGCCGCCCAAGGGCATCCTCCTGTACGGCCCTCCTGGCTCTGGCAAGACGCTCATCGCCCGCGCCGTGGCCAACGAGACTGGGGCCTTCTTCTTCTGCATCAACGGTCCAGAGATCATGTCTAAGATGGCCGGAGAGAGCGAGAGCAATTTGAGGAAGGCCTTCGAGGAAGCCGAGAAGAACGCgccctccatcatcttcatcgaCGAGATTGACTCCATCGCTCCCAACAGGGAGAAGACCCATGGCGAGGTCGAGAGGCGCATCGTGTCCCAGCTTCTGACTTTGATGGACGGCATGAAGGCTCGGGCGCACGTCATCGTTATGGGTGCCACGAACCGTCCCAACAGCATCGACCCTGCCCTAAGGCGCTTTGGGAGGTTTGATCGTGAGATCGACATTGGAGTGCCGGACGAGGTTGGGCGCCTCGAAGTGCTGCGCGTCCATACGAAGAACATGAAGCTGGACGTGGGCGTCAACCTCGAGGTGGTTGCCAAGGATACGCATGGCTACGTTGGCGCTGACTTGGCCGCGCTCTGCACGGAGGCAGCACTACAATGCATCAGGGAGAAGATGGACGTGATCGACCTGGAGGACGACACCATCGACGCCGAGATCTTGAACTCCATGGCCGTCACCAACGACCACCTTAAAACGGCCCGCATCGGTACGAATCCTTCTGCGCTTCGCGAGACCGTCGTGGAGGTGCCCAACGTCAGCTGGAATGACATCGGCGGCCTGGACGGCGTGAAGAGAGAGTTGCAAGAGACCGTCCAGTACCCGGTGGAGCATCCGGAGAAATTTGAGAAGTTCGGCATGTCGCCCTCCAAGGGCGTCCTCTTCTACGGGCCACCGGGATGCGGCAAGACCTTGCTCGCTAAGGCAATCGCCAACGAATGCCAGGCCAACTTTATCGGCATCAAGGGACCCGAGCTGCTCACGATGTGGTTCGGCGAGAGCGAGGCCAACGTGCGAGAGATCTTTGACAAGGCGCGCCAATCTGCACCGTGCGTTCTCTTCTTCGACGAGCTTGACTCCATCGCGACGCAGAGGGGCGGGAGAGTGGGCGACGCCGGCGGTGCAGCGGATAGGGTCCTAAACCAGCTCCTCACCGAGATGGACGGCATGAACGCGAAGAAGACGGTGTTCATCATAGGCGCCACCAACAGGCCGGACATCATCGACTCGGCGCTGCTCCGGCCCGGCCGCCTAGACCAGCTCATCTACATCCCCTTGCCGGACGAGGCCTCTCGGCACCAAATCTTCAAGGCCTGTCTGAGGAAGTCTCCCGTGGCTAAGGACGTCGACCTCGGCGCGCTTGCGAGATTCACGGCGGGCTTCAGCGGCGCCGACATCACGGAGATCTGCCAGAGGGCGTGCAAGTACGCCATCAGGGAGGACATCGAAAAGGACATGGAGAGGCAGAGACTGGAAAAGGATAGCATGGAGG